The DNA segment TGAAGGTCTTGACCGAGATGTTGGCAACGCTGACGGTGACCGAGCGGCACGTGCTGCGGGCAGCGTCGGCGTCCGCGTCGCAGCCGCTGGGCTCGTAGCCGATCTGGATATTGGTGGCCTGTAGCTTCGGCATCAGATTGGTCATCCTGGCCTTGATGGTCGCGTCCTTGGCGTCGCACACCGCCGCGATGCGTGCGCCCAGGCGGGTGGCCTCGCCAGCGGTGTTCCAGTAGAACAGCACGCGCGAGAACTCGGCAATGCCGATCAGCAGCATGAAGAAGATGCTGGCTACCAGGGCGAACTCGATCGCGGTGGCGCCGGCCTGGTGCGGACGCAGGCGGGTGGTACGATGCGGAGTCATAGCACTTGCCTCATGACTGTTGCGATATCGGAGAACGCCAGGTTTCCCACCTTGATGTAGGTCTGGATTGGCGAATATGAGTAACCCGATATCTTCACTTCGACCAGGTTGATGGTGCCGGCCTGCACGCCTGAACTGTCGCCGCCCTCGTAGATGGGGACGTTGGCGAACTGCTTGCCGCCACATCCGCTCGCCTCGACACGGTCACAGACGACCACCATCGAGGTGCTGAGGCCTTTCACCAACACCTCGCCTTCGCAGACGCTCTTGCCATAGACGGCCATGCACTTTGCCTGCGCCAACGGATAGCCCGGCTCGCTGGGCGCGTACTGCGACAAGAAGCGGGCAGCGTCGCGCGTGGCTTTGGTCAGGGCGTTGTATTGGTAAATGGCGCGACCGTACTCCGCCACCCCGCTCACCAGCAGAAGCAAGGGCACCAGGACCAGTGCGAATTCCACCGCGACCACCCCGCGTCGATTGTGCCGAGTGTGCCGATTGCGCCTGCGCTGGCTGCATCGCTCCATGATTCGCTCCTATTGCACCAGCACCGGCACGCGGGGGCCTGCACCTGTATCGGACCCGGGCACGCCCTGGGTCGCGCAGGGGCTGGTTGGATCCTTCGAATTGCCCAGATATTCGAGGTAGACCACATCCTTTGCGCTGGGCTCCTGCATTGGCTGCACCATCAGCATGCAGTTCCAGGAAACTACCTTGGCCAGCTTGGCAGAGGCGAATTCGGTGCAATCCACCATGGGAACATGTACCAGCCTGCGGTCGGCGCCGGCCTTGTGCACCGCCTGTGTCGACTCCGTACCCTTGGTGGTCAGGCCGCTATTCTTGTCCGTCTGGTATGGCGAGTTCGCGCTCCGCTTCTGGATGAAGTCAGCGTAGGCGTTGCCGCCGTTCGGCGGATTCCATGTAGTTACGCTGTAGGCATAGCCGGTAAAGTCCGGCGCCCCATCGGTCGGTCCCTTGTAAGAGCCGGTATAGATACCGAAGCGGGTATTCCACGCCGCGATCAGCGCCGAGATATTGCCCGGTTCACCAACCTTGGAGCCCACTGCCGGCAGGTCGCACTGTCCGCTGCCGGCAATCAGGTCCGCCAGCTCGGAAGCACCGCCGGCCGGAGGCGACAAGTCAGCCCAGCCAAAGCTGCCGGGGCCATACGGGTCCTTCGGATCGACCTTGGACTTGATCCAGTCGCCGCGGTTGTACGCGGTTTTGGGCGGATTGGCCGTCGGCGGCGTGCAGACATAGACCGGGATTGCGCAGGCCGTCTGCGCACTGGTGGTGGTGGCCACGCCCATTGCGCTTACGGTACTGGGCTGAATGTCGATGCCTGGCAGCAGGTTAAGGAGGTGGATGAACCAGTGGGCAATATCCGTGCGCTCGGCGGTGCATTTGACGTACTTCACCTTGTCCAGCGCGAACGGCACCTTGTCCTTGGTGTAATAGGTACCGTCAGGCGTGTCGCCGTACGAGACGTTGAGATCCTTGACCATCTTCACTGCCTCGTTCTGGAACATGGCAGCGTTGCTCGTGCCGGTGGCAAGGCCGGCCGCCTCCGACACAAGCAGCGGCGTGGCCCCGGTAACGTCGCGCGCGGCGGCCAGCGCGCAGGCATCGACGCTGTTCTGCAGCTCGCTCTTGGTCACATAGAGCTTGCCCAGGTCGAGCGCCAGCCCGACGAAGCCGATCAGTACGGCCAGCGACAGGCCGACGATGATGGCGATCGCGCCACGCTGCCGCTTGCGCCAGGTGGTCCGCCGGCCTCGGTGGGTGGTAGGGCGTGACATATCGGCTCTCCGTGGTTTGCGCGGATCAGCGTGACCCGCCGCCTGACATGCCCACGCCACCGTAACCGCCGGCGCCGAAGTCGATCGTCATAGAGGGCGAGCTGCCTTGCTTGCCGTTGGCCAGCGAACGGTCGAAGTTCTTCATTGCCGCCACCGCGGTCTTGCCATCGGTGCCGGTGACCGTGGGTAGGCCAGCCGGCGCATCGGGATTGATGATCTGCATCTGCGTAACCGTGGCGAGCGCCACGCCGCGCTGGCCATCCCACACCGGCGTGGAGGTCATGCAGGCCGACAGCGAGAGGCAGGCCAGGCTGCCGAGCACCAGCGTGGCGGTGCCGCGCGAAAGGTTGAGTTTCTTGATCATGATCATTCTCCTTTGGGCGCGGCGGTTCAGTTGCCGCCCGCGGCGCTGCGCGTGGCGATCGCGGCGGCTTGTGCCTGTGCCAGGCGCGCTGCGGTGGCTTCGATGCGGGCGATGCGCGCGGCGGTGTCCTCGGCAGGGGGGGCGGCGGCGATATTGCGGGCAACTGGTTGGGCCGGTTCCGGCGCGCCGGAGGTCCGAGGCATTGCGGTCGCGGCTGCCTGCGCTCCTGACGATCCAGCAGTTGCCGGCGGGTCCAGTGGGCGACCCGTCGGCACCATCGAGACCGATGTGCCAGTGCCTTCGCTGCGCGGCGTCGAC comes from the Cupriavidus sp. P-10 genome and includes:
- a CDS encoding TadE/TadG family type IV pilus assembly protein produces the protein MERCSQRRRNRHTRHNRRGVVAVEFALVLVPLLLLVSGVAEYGRAIYQYNALTKATRDAARFLSQYAPSEPGYPLAQAKCMAVYGKSVCEGEVLVKGLSTSMVVVCDRVEASGCGGKQFANVPIYEGGDSSGVQAGTINLVEVKISGYSYSPIQTYIKVGNLAFSDIATVMRQVL
- a CDS encoding TadE/TadG family type IV pilus assembly protein, with protein sequence MTPHRTTRLRPHQAGATAIEFALVASIFFMLLIGIAEFSRVLFYWNTAGEATRLGARIAAVCDAKDATIKARMTNLMPKLQATNIQIGYEPSGCDADADAARSTCRSVTVSVANISVKTFIPVVPITLAMPSFTTTLPRESLNSSTGGKICN
- a CDS encoding pilus assembly protein TadG-related protein; amino-acid sequence: MSRPTTHRGRRTTWRKRQRGAIAIIVGLSLAVLIGFVGLALDLGKLYVTKSELQNSVDACALAAARDVTGATPLLVSEAAGLATGTSNAAMFQNEAVKMVKDLNVSYGDTPDGTYYTKDKVPFALDKVKYVKCTAERTDIAHWFIHLLNLLPGIDIQPSTVSAMGVATTTSAQTACAIPVYVCTPPTANPPKTAYNRGDWIKSKVDPKDPYGPGSFGWADLSPPAGGASELADLIAGSGQCDLPAVGSKVGEPGNISALIAAWNTRFGIYTGSYKGPTDGAPDFTGYAYSVTTWNPPNGGNAYADFIQKRSANSPYQTDKNSGLTTKGTESTQAVHKAGADRRLVHVPMVDCTEFASAKLAKVVSWNCMLMVQPMQEPSAKDVVYLEYLGNSKDPTSPCATQGVPGSDTGAGPRVPVLVQ